One stretch of Micromonospora echinospora DNA includes these proteins:
- a CDS encoding helix-turn-helix transcriptional regulator, protein MSRTRTERLVNLVICLLSTRRFLTAAQIAATVPGYEHDPDDAKDHEAFQRKFERDKAELRELGVPLETGTASVFDAEPGYRIAPRAYALPDIPLEPDEAAAVGIAARLWQHAGLAAAASSGLAKLRAAGIDVDPHATLGLEPMVTVDPAFAPLTAAARDRREVSFDYRVPDRDAPTRRRLQPWGVVCWRGRWYVVGHDLDRAATRCFRLSRVVGTVRATGEPDAYEPPAGVDLISHVARWSGPVERTGRATVLAAPGRAAGLRRWAVECQAGPDGDRLVLPYADADYLAGQIVGYGPDVRVLEPPEVREAVIQRLKEVAARHDELATAGGAR, encoded by the coding sequence GTGTCCCGGACCCGTACCGAACGCCTGGTCAACCTGGTGATCTGCCTGCTGTCCACGCGGCGCTTCCTGACCGCCGCGCAGATCGCCGCGACCGTGCCCGGCTACGAGCACGACCCGGACGACGCCAAGGACCACGAGGCGTTCCAGCGTAAGTTCGAGCGCGACAAGGCCGAGCTGCGTGAGCTGGGGGTGCCGTTGGAGACGGGCACGGCCAGCGTCTTCGACGCCGAGCCGGGCTACCGGATCGCGCCGCGCGCGTACGCGCTGCCCGACATCCCGCTCGAACCGGACGAGGCCGCGGCGGTGGGCATCGCCGCGCGGCTGTGGCAGCACGCCGGGCTGGCCGCCGCCGCGTCGTCCGGGCTGGCGAAGCTGCGCGCCGCCGGCATCGACGTGGACCCGCACGCCACGCTGGGCCTGGAGCCGATGGTCACCGTCGACCCGGCGTTCGCGCCGCTGACCGCCGCCGCGCGGGACCGCCGGGAGGTCAGCTTCGACTACCGGGTGCCGGACCGGGACGCGCCGACCCGCCGCCGCCTGCAGCCGTGGGGCGTGGTCTGCTGGCGCGGCCGGTGGTACGTGGTCGGCCACGACCTGGACCGCGCCGCGACCCGCTGCTTCCGGCTGTCCCGGGTGGTCGGCACGGTGCGGGCGACCGGCGAGCCGGACGCCTACGAGCCGCCCGCCGGGGTCGACCTGATCAGTCACGTGGCCCGCTGGTCGGGGCCGGTGGAGCGCACCGGCCGGGCCACGGTGCTGGCCGCGCCGGGCCGCGCCGCCGGGCTGCGCCGCTGGGCGGTGGAGTGCCAGGCCGGTCCCGACGGCGACCGGCTGGTGCTGCCGTACGCCGACGCCGACTACCTGGCCGGTCAGATCGTCGGGTACGGCCCGGACGTCCGCGTCCTGGAACCACCGGAGGTACGGGAGGCGGTCATCCAGCGGCTCAAGGAGGTCGCTGCCCGGCACGACGAGCTGGCGACCGCCGGGGGTGCCCGGTGA
- the pafA gene encoding Pup--protein ligase, which translates to MERRIFGLETEYGVTCTYRGQRRLSPDEVARYLFRRVVSWGRSSNVFLRNGARLYLDVGSHPEYATPECDSVTDLVAHDRAGERILEGLLIDAEKRLHDEGIAGEIYLFKNNTDSAGNSYGCHENYLVSRHGEFGRLADVLIPFLVTRQLICGAGKVLQTPRGAVYCLSQRAEHIWEGVSSATTRSRPIINTRDEPHADAERYRRLHVIVGDSNMNEVTTLLKVGTADIVLRMIEAGVVMRDLTLENPIRAIREVSHDITGRRKVRLAAGKEVSALEIQQEYLAKATEFVERRGGDQTAKRVVDLWGRVLRAVETGDLDPVAREIDWVTKLKLIERYQRKHDLPLSHPRVAQMDLAYHDLRRGRGLYGLLERRREVDRVANDPEIFEAKETPPQTTRARLRGEFIRHAQEKRRDFTVDWVHLKLNDQAQRTVLCKDPFRAYDERVERLIASM; encoded by the coding sequence ATGGAGCGGCGAATCTTCGGCCTCGAGACCGAGTACGGCGTCACCTGCACCTATCGCGGGCAGCGCCGACTGTCCCCCGACGAGGTCGCGCGGTACCTGTTCCGGCGGGTGGTGTCGTGGGGCCGGTCGAGCAACGTGTTCCTGCGCAACGGCGCCCGCCTCTATCTGGACGTGGGCTCGCACCCGGAGTACGCGACTCCGGAGTGCGACTCGGTGACCGACCTGGTGGCCCACGACCGCGCCGGTGAGCGGATCCTGGAGGGGCTGCTCATCGACGCGGAGAAGCGGCTGCACGACGAGGGCATCGCGGGTGAGATCTACCTGTTCAAGAACAACACCGACTCGGCCGGCAACTCGTACGGCTGCCACGAGAACTACCTGGTGTCGCGGCACGGCGAGTTCGGCCGGCTGGCCGACGTGCTCATCCCGTTCCTGGTCACCCGGCAGTTGATCTGCGGCGCGGGCAAGGTGCTGCAGACACCGCGCGGCGCGGTCTACTGCCTGTCGCAGCGGGCCGAGCACATCTGGGAGGGCGTCTCCTCGGCGACCACCCGCAGCCGGCCGATCATCAACACCCGGGACGAGCCGCACGCGGACGCGGAGCGGTACCGGCGGCTGCACGTGATCGTCGGCGACTCGAACATGAACGAGGTCACCACGCTGCTGAAGGTCGGCACTGCCGACATCGTGCTGCGGATGATCGAGGCGGGCGTGGTGATGCGGGACCTCACGCTGGAGAACCCGATCCGGGCGATCCGCGAGGTGTCGCACGACATCACCGGCCGGCGCAAGGTGCGGCTGGCCGCCGGCAAGGAGGTCTCGGCGCTGGAGATCCAGCAGGAGTACCTGGCCAAGGCGACGGAGTTCGTGGAGCGCCGGGGCGGTGACCAGACCGCGAAGCGGGTGGTCGACCTGTGGGGGCGGGTGCTGCGCGCGGTCGAGACCGGCGACCTGGACCCGGTGGCCCGGGAGATCGACTGGGTCACCAAGCTGAAGCTGATCGAGCGCTACCAGCGCAAGCACGACCTGCCGTTGTCGCACCCGCGGGTGGCGCAGATGGATCTGGCCTACCACGACCTGCGGCGTGGCCGTGGCCTGTACGGGCTGCTGGAACGCCGCCGGGAGGTGGACCGGGTGGCAAACGACCCGGAGATCTTCGAGGCGAAGGAGACGCCGCCGCAGACGACCCGGGCGCGGCTGCGCGGGGAGTTCATCCGGCACGCCCAGGAGAAGCGGCGCGACTTCACCGTGGACTGGGTGCACCTGAAGCTGAACGACCAGGCGCAGCGCACGGTGCTGTGCAAGGACCCGTTCCGGGCGTACGACGAGCGGGTGGAGCGCCTGATCGCGAGCATGTGA
- a CDS encoding DUF3866 family protein, with product MVRWRSGTVTAVRRRWTGAVELDVDLPDGARMRALAYPALVGEPEPGDRVLLNAGALLMGLGTGGYALVVALPDRLPADPPQAGDSRDAGHLVKARYTPLQPILLGVDEEASPHHDTLAAADSVDGMPVVTADLHSALPAILAGVRADAPGARVAYVLTDGGALPAWFSRTLAGLSGHLAGTVSVGQAFGGDLEASTLHSGLLAARHVLGADLTIVAQGPGNLGTGTRWGFSGVAVGEAVNAVATLGGRPVGSLRISDADARLRHRGVSHHSLTAYGRVARAPAELVVPDGLDPALAAEVAAALAPLADRHTIVTVPADGLDAALRASPVGLSTMGRGLDADHAYFLAAAAAGRHAARLLG from the coding sequence ATGGTGCGATGGCGGTCCGGCACGGTCACGGCGGTACGGCGACGGTGGACCGGCGCCGTCGAACTCGACGTCGACCTGCCCGACGGCGCCCGGATGCGCGCCCTGGCGTACCCGGCGCTGGTCGGCGAGCCGGAGCCCGGCGACCGGGTGCTGCTCAACGCCGGGGCGCTGCTGATGGGCCTCGGCACCGGCGGCTACGCCCTGGTCGTGGCGCTGCCCGACCGGCTGCCCGCCGACCCGCCGCAGGCCGGCGACAGCCGCGACGCCGGGCACCTGGTCAAGGCCCGCTACACGCCGCTGCAACCGATCCTGCTGGGCGTGGACGAGGAGGCGTCGCCGCACCACGACACGCTGGCCGCCGCCGACTCGGTCGACGGCATGCCGGTGGTCACCGCCGATCTGCACTCCGCGCTGCCGGCGATCCTGGCCGGCGTACGCGCCGACGCCCCCGGCGCCCGGGTCGCGTACGTGCTCACCGACGGCGGCGCGCTGCCCGCCTGGTTCTCCCGCACCCTGGCCGGCCTGTCCGGGCACCTCGCCGGCACCGTCAGCGTGGGCCAGGCGTTCGGCGGCGACCTGGAGGCCAGCACGCTGCACAGCGGCCTGCTCGCCGCCCGGCACGTGCTCGGCGCGGACCTGACGATCGTCGCCCAGGGCCCCGGCAACCTCGGCACCGGCACCCGCTGGGGCTTCTCCGGCGTCGCCGTCGGCGAGGCGGTCAACGCCGTCGCCACGCTCGGCGGACGCCCGGTCGGCTCGCTGCGCATCTCCGACGCCGACGCCCGGCTGCGGCACCGCGGCGTCTCCCACCACAGCCTCACCGCGTACGGCCGGGTCGCGCGGGCCCCCGCGGAGCTGGTCGTGCCGGACGGCCTCGACCCCGCCCTGGCGGCGGAGGTCGCCGCGGCGCTGGCGCCGCTGGCCGACCGGCACACCATCGTCACAGTGCCCGCCGACGGCCTCGACGCGGCGCTGCGGGCCAGCCCGGTCGGCCTGTCCACGATGGGCCGCGGCCTGGACGCCGACCACGCCTACTTCCTGGCCGCGGCGGCCGCCGGGCGCCACGCGGCCCGTCTGCTCGGCTGA
- the prcA gene encoding proteasome subunit alpha has product MAMQFYASPEQIMRDRSELARKGIARGRSAVVLSYAGGVLFVAENLSSTLHKVSEIYDRIGFAAVGRYNEFENLRRAGVRMADLNGLSYDRRDVTGLALANAYAQTLGAIFTEQSKPFEVEICVAEVGATPEDDSLYRVTYDGSVNDEPGRMAMGGQAEAISGVLKNEHRPEMSLSEAIRAAVKALASVGGEGGAARSIAAHQMEVAVLDRGRVGRTFRRVTGAALTALLDGDAEADTAPAPGRAKTPTAPTEEAKKPTTSAGSADLEGNAEDKPAE; this is encoded by the coding sequence GTGGCCATGCAGTTCTACGCCTCGCCCGAGCAGATCATGCGCGACCGCTCCGAGCTGGCCCGCAAGGGCATCGCCCGGGGCCGCAGCGCGGTGGTCCTGAGCTACGCCGGCGGGGTGCTCTTCGTCGCCGAGAACCTGTCCAGCACGCTGCACAAGGTCAGCGAGATCTACGACCGGATCGGCTTCGCCGCCGTCGGCCGGTACAACGAGTTCGAGAACCTGCGCCGCGCGGGCGTGCGGATGGCCGACCTCAACGGCCTGAGCTACGACCGGCGGGACGTGACCGGCCTGGCGCTCGCAAACGCGTACGCGCAGACGCTCGGTGCGATCTTCACCGAGCAGTCGAAGCCGTTCGAGGTGGAGATCTGCGTGGCCGAGGTGGGCGCCACGCCCGAGGACGACTCGCTCTACCGGGTGACCTACGACGGCTCGGTGAACGACGAGCCGGGCCGGATGGCGATGGGTGGTCAGGCCGAGGCGATCAGCGGCGTGCTGAAGAACGAGCACCGGCCGGAGATGTCGCTGTCCGAGGCGATCCGCGCCGCGGTGAAGGCGCTGGCCAGCGTCGGTGGCGAGGGCGGCGCGGCCCGGAGCATCGCGGCGCACCAGATGGAGGTGGCGGTCCTGGACCGGGGCCGGGTGGGCCGTACGTTCCGGCGGGTCACCGGCGCGGCGCTGACCGCGCTGCTGGACGGCGACGCGGAGGCCGACACCGCGCCTGCGCCGGGCCGGGCGAAGACGCCGACGGCACCGACGGAGGAGGCGAAGAAGCCGACCACGTCGGCCGGTTCCGCCGACCTGGAGGGCAACGCGGAGGACAAGCCCGCCGAGTGA
- a CDS encoding carboxymuconolactone decarboxylase family protein has translation MAHIDLGPDEKAYPGIQGPLRFRPETARPLGELAEVLLRAPHPTLTPGERELIAAYVSGLNDCDFCCSSHAAFAAAQLPTGMEFVDQVRADVATAPVDAKLRALLHIAAAVRRSGREVTTELVEAARAEGATDLEIHDTVLIAAAFCMFNRYVDGLGTWTPQDPEAYARAADHLVANGYLAI, from the coding sequence ATCGCACACATCGATCTCGGGCCGGACGAGAAGGCATATCCGGGCATCCAGGGGCCGCTGCGGTTCCGTCCGGAGACGGCGAGGCCGCTGGGCGAGCTGGCGGAGGTGCTGTTGCGCGCTCCGCATCCCACCTTGACGCCGGGGGAGCGGGAGCTGATCGCGGCGTACGTCTCCGGCCTCAACGACTGCGACTTCTGCTGCTCGTCGCACGCGGCGTTCGCCGCCGCGCAGCTGCCCACGGGGATGGAGTTCGTCGACCAGGTGCGCGCGGACGTGGCGACCGCGCCGGTCGACGCGAAGCTGCGGGCCCTGCTGCACATCGCCGCCGCGGTCCGGCGCAGCGGCCGGGAGGTCACCACGGAGCTGGTCGAGGCGGCCCGCGCGGAGGGCGCCACGGACCTGGAGATTCACGACACGGTGCTGATCGCGGCGGCATTCTGCATGTTCAACCGCTACGTCGACGGGCTGGGCACGTGGACGCCGCAGGATCCCGAGGCGTACGCGCGGGCCGCCGACCACCTGGTGGCGAACGGCTACCTGGCGATCTGA
- a CDS encoding cation diffusion facilitator family transporter — protein sequence MAEPEVKAESVGTVVVAGAANLAIAVAKLVAGLISGSAAMLSEAAHSLADTTTEVLLYLALRRGARPADTRHPFGYGKESYVWAFLAALFTFVAGAGFAITHGVTTILVHEHSGEYLVAYIVLAVSFVIESVSLARAVRQVRGESRRWGTTPRRYLRLTADTTVKAVFLEDSAALIGLLIAAGGLTLSHLTGDELYDGIASILIGVLLLVVAVVLARSNISLLVGRSVSERLHRRIERELADVPTVDRIDTLMTMFLGPDDILVAAKVDFRDDATGADIEAAADEAERRLTGHFPEIAYVFLDPTRSRSPGRPARTTQDEADRPIDDENP from the coding sequence ATGGCGGAACCGGAGGTCAAGGCCGAGAGCGTCGGCACGGTCGTGGTGGCCGGCGCGGCGAACCTCGCCATCGCCGTCGCCAAGCTGGTCGCGGGCCTCATCTCCGGCTCCGCGGCGATGCTCTCCGAGGCCGCCCACTCGCTCGCCGACACCACCACCGAGGTGCTGCTTTACCTGGCGCTGCGCCGCGGCGCGCGGCCCGCCGACACCCGGCACCCCTTCGGGTACGGCAAGGAGAGCTACGTCTGGGCGTTCCTCGCCGCGCTGTTCACCTTCGTCGCCGGGGCCGGCTTCGCCATCACGCACGGCGTCACCACCATCCTGGTGCACGAGCACAGCGGCGAGTACCTCGTCGCGTACATCGTGCTGGCGGTCTCGTTCGTGATCGAGTCGGTGTCGCTGGCCCGGGCGGTGCGGCAGGTGCGCGGCGAGTCGCGCCGCTGGGGCACCACCCCGCGCCGCTACCTGCGCCTGACCGCCGACACCACTGTGAAGGCCGTCTTCCTGGAGGACAGCGCCGCGCTGATCGGCCTGCTGATCGCCGCCGGCGGGCTCACCCTTTCCCACCTCACCGGCGACGAGCTGTACGACGGGATCGCCTCGATCCTCATCGGCGTGCTGCTGCTGGTGGTCGCCGTCGTCCTGGCCCGCAGCAACATCTCGCTGCTGGTCGGCCGCTCCGTCTCCGAGCGGCTGCACCGGCGCATCGAACGGGAACTGGCGGACGTGCCGACCGTCGACCGGATCGACACCCTGATGACCATGTTCCTCGGCCCCGACGACATCCTCGTCGCCGCCAAGGTCGACTTCCGCGACGACGCCACCGGCGCCGACATCGAAGCCGCCGCCGACGAGGCCGAACGCCGCCTCACCGGGCATTTCCCGGAGATCGCGTACGTGTTCCTCGACCCCACCCGGTCCCGGTCGCCCGGCCGGCCCGCCCGCACCACCCAGGACGAGGCGGACCGCCCGATCGACGACGAGAACCCCTGA